One window of the Salvelinus namaycush isolate Seneca unplaced genomic scaffold, SaNama_1.0 Scaffold2300, whole genome shotgun sequence genome contains the following:
- the LOC120038671 gene encoding metalloproteinase inhibitor 2-like — protein sequence MTRYVSSCFITLFVLFLWRVEDIADACRCSPPHPQQAFCDADIVIRAKVVGKKALSNEIKYDIQQIKMFKGPDRVIHAVFTSSSSASCGVTLETNKEYLFTGRMSTDGSMHLVMCDFIQYWEDLNGTQKKSLTQRYQSGCDCTIIRCSSLPCPVSAPDECLWTDWLLADGQSGPQAKYSACLKGRDGSCAWYRGMAPFKK from the exons ATGACGCGGTATGTAAGCAGTTGTTTCATTACTCTGTTCGTTCTGTTCCTTTGGCGGGTCGAAGACATCGCAGATGCTTGCAGATGCTCCCCTCCGCATCCTCAACAGGCTTTTTGCGATGCAGATATCG TGATCAGGGCGAAGGTGGTTGGCAAGAAAGCTTTGTCTAACGAGATCAAGTATGACATCCAACAGATCAAG ATGTTCAAAGGTCCTGACCGGGTTATCCACGCCGTCTTCACTTCATCCTCTTCAGCCTCGTGTGGTGTGACCCTGGAAACCAACAAGGAGTATCTCTTCACGG gcagGATGAGTACTGATGGCAGTATGCATTTAGTCATGTGTGACTTTATTCAATACTGGGAGGACTTGAATGGCACACAAAAGAAGAGCTTGACTCAACGCTACCAAAGCGGCTGCGATTGCACG ATCATCCGCTGCTCTTCCCTCCCCTGTCCCGTCAGCGCCCCAGATGAGTGCCTTTGGACAGACTGGTTGTTGGCCGATGGCCAAAGCGGACCCCAGGCCAAGTACTCTGCCTGTCTCAAGGGGCGTGATGGGTCCTGTGCCTGGTACAGGGGGATGGCTCCATTCAAGAAGTAG